The following are encoded together in the Campylobacter devanensis genome:
- a CDS encoding methionine ABC transporter permease gives MISKLLFEATIDTLYMAFVSTLLAFIIGLGLAIILVITSINGLKPNRAIYNTLDIAVNTLRSFPFIILIIVLFPLTKFIVGTSIGTTAAIVPLTIGSAPFIARLIENAMNEVDSSIIEAALSYGATKTQIIFKVIFIEALPSIINAITLTLIVVIGFTAMAGAVGGGGLGDVAMRYGFQRFRPDIMTYTVIILIVMVQIIQSSGNFLYKITKK, from the coding sequence ATGATATCAAAATTGCTTTTTGAAGCCACGATTGATACCTTATATATGGCTTTTGTATCTACGCTTTTGGCTTTTATTATAGGACTTGGACTAGCTATAATCTTAGTTATAACCTCTATAAATGGCCTAAAACCAAATAGAGCCATTTATAATACTCTAGATATCGCAGTCAATACACTTAGAAGCTTTCCATTTATAATTCTTATAATTGTCTTGTTTCCATTAACTAAATTTATAGTTGGCACCAGTATTGGCACGACAGCAGCCATAGTCCCGCTCACTATCGGCTCAGCGCCATTTATCGCTAGATTAATCGAAAATGCGATGAATGAAGTAGATAGTAGCATTATAGAAGCAGCATTAAGCTATGGAGCCACCAAAACGCAGATAATATTTAAGGTTATATTTATAGAAGCGTTGCCAAGCATTATAAATGCTATCACGCTTACTCTTATAGTTGTGATCGGATTTACCGCTATGGCGGGCGCCGTTGGCGGTGGCGGCCTTGGCGATGTAGCTATGAGATATGGATTTCAAAGATTTCGCCCAGATATTATGACATATACGGTAATTATCTTGATAGTAATGGTTCAAATAATCCAAAGTAGCGGAAATTTTTTATATAAAATAACAAAAAAGTAA
- a CDS encoding methionine ABC transporter ATP-binding protein, producing MIEINNLSKSYGKNEVLSGISAHIKKGEIFAIVGHSGAGKSTLLRCINGLEDYQDGSLKVFDKEISQLNEQGLRELRKDIGMIFQHFALMSRKTVFDNIAMPLRVWGYDEKAIKIRVDELLELIGLKDKSRNYPSQLSGGQKQRVAIARALALSPKILLSDEATSALDPNTTKQILSLLKEINERLGITIVLVTHEMEVVKNIANRAILLEQGLITNSGSIVELFLNPNKNMKNFLGEEEILPNTGVNIKIFFPPNVAMHSIITNMARELDIDFNIVWGKLEKLGGSVLGSLVINVEPKYELKVEEFIKNSGALYEIIKESK from the coding sequence ATGATAGAAATAAATAATTTAAGCAAAAGTTACGGCAAAAATGAAGTTTTAAGTGGAATTTCAGCTCATATCAAAAAAGGTGAAATCTTCGCTATCGTCGGTCATAGCGGAGCTGGAAAAAGCACGCTTTTACGCTGCATTAATGGGCTGGAAGATTATCAAGATGGCAGTCTAAAAGTATTTGATAAAGAAATTTCGCAACTAAATGAGCAAGGTCTTAGAGAGCTTAGAAAAGATATCGGTATGATATTTCAACACTTTGCTTTAATGAGTAGAAAAACGGTTTTTGATAATATCGCTATGCCACTGCGTGTGTGGGGCTATGATGAAAAAGCTATAAAAATCCGTGTTGATGAGCTTTTGGAGCTAATAGGATTAAAAGATAAATCTAGAAACTATCCAAGTCAGCTAAGTGGCGGCCAAAAGCAAAGAGTTGCTATAGCTAGGGCTTTGGCACTTAGTCCAAAAATATTATTAAGCGATGAAGCCACAAGTGCGCTAGATCCAAACACCACAAAGCAAATTTTAAGCCTACTTAAAGAGATAAATGAGCGCCTTGGCATCACAATCGTGCTAGTCACACACGAAATGGAGGTTGTAAAAAACATAGCCAATCGAGCTATTTTACTCGAACAAGGCTTAATCACAAATTCAGGCTCAATTGTAGAGCTATTTTTAAATCCTAATAAAAATATGAAAAACTTCCTAGGCGAAGAGGAGATTTTGCCAAATACTGGCGTAAATATCAAAATCTTTTTCCCGCCAAATGTAGCGATGCATAGTATCATAACCAATATGGCTAGAGAGCTTGATATTGATTTTAACATAGTTTGGGGAAAATTAGAAAAGCTAGGTGGTAGCGTTCTTGGTAGCTTAGTTATCAATGTAGAACCAAAATATGAGCTTAAAGTAGAAGAATTCATCAAAAATTCAGGCGCTCTATATGAGATTATAAAGGAGAGTAAATGA
- the cybH gene encoding Ni/Fe-hydrogenase, b-type cytochrome subunit — protein MKNSKKHIADYEFSIGLRLTHWIRAISIVVLSVSGFYLAYVFVSPAITGEPINFMNAKWRAVHQIAGFILIGCFIFKIYLFFFDKQSHIERVSVKNFLDIKVWIAQIKYYLFLGKHPHIQGTYNPLQFASYIFFYIVLFVICLTGLILYVNVYHEGLGGLLYTPMKVIEAWMGGLANVRQIHHIAMWIIFIFMVVHIYMAVFNAIKGKDGAMDAIISGYKFPKEK, from the coding sequence ATGAAAAATAGTAAAAAACATATCGCTGATTATGAATTTAGCATAGGATTACGCCTTACGCACTGGATTAGAGCTATATCTATTGTGGTTTTGAGTGTGAGCGGATTTTATCTTGCTTATGTCTTTGTAAGTCCTGCTATAACAGGTGAGCCTATAAATTTTATGAACGCTAAATGGCGTGCTGTGCATCAAATAGCTGGATTTATACTAATAGGTTGTTTTATCTTTAAGATATATCTATTTTTCTTTGATAAGCAAAGCCATATTGAAAGAGTGAGTGTAAAGAATTTTTTAGATATTAAAGTTTGGATTGCCCAAATTAAATATTATCTATTCTTAGGTAAGCATCCCCATATTCAAGGAACCTATAATCCACTACAATTTGCCTCTTATATATTCTTTTATATTGTGCTTTTTGTGATTTGCCTAACTGGCTTGATTTTATATGTCAATGTATATCATGAAGGACTTGGCGGGTTGCTTTATACGCCTATGAAAGTTATTGAGGCTTGGATGGGAGGACTTGCTAATGTGCGTCAAATTCACCATATTGCTATGTGGATTATCTTTATATTTATGGTAGTTCATATCTATATGGCTGTATTTAACGCTATAAAAGGCAAAGATGGTGCTATGGATGCGATAATCAGCGGCTACAAATTCCCAAAAGAGAAGTAG
- a CDS encoding hydrogenase small subunit: MVDNHNITTIQNRLSELAKLPKMKANSSIMDVLNEHGFTRRDFMKWAGAMTALMALPASFAPMVAQAAELSDRLPVIWLHMAECTGCSESLLRSDAPTIDSLIFDYISLEYHETVMAASGWQAEENLEQAIQKYKGKYVLMVEGGIPDGDSAFYLTVGSKGTTGREHAIHASDNALAIFAIGTCSSFGGIQAAAPNPTNAKPLHKITNKPVINVPGCPPSEKNIVGNVLNFLLFGTLPALDVYNRPKWAYGLRIHDLCERRGRFDAGEFVQEFGDQGAKDGYCLYKVGCKGPYTFNNCSRERFNQHTSWPIQAGHGCIGCSEPDFWDQMGPFEVPLGDRLYHTVFDGLGADAISDKIGIGVLAITGVAVAAHALIATATKEKE; this comes from the coding sequence ATGGTAGATAATCATAATATAACCACCATACAAAATAGGCTATCAGAGTTAGCCAAACTTCCAAAAATGAAAGCAAATAGCTCTATTATGGATGTTTTAAATGAACATGGCTTTACTCGTAGAGATTTTATGAAATGGGCTGGAGCGATGACTGCTCTTATGGCCTTGCCGGCTAGTTTTGCACCTATGGTAGCTCAAGCAGCTGAGCTTAGCGATAGATTGCCTGTGATTTGGCTCCATATGGCTGAATGTACCGGCTGTAGCGAGAGTCTTTTAAGAAGTGATGCTCCAACCATTGATAGTTTAATTTTTGATTATATTAGCTTAGAGTATCATGAGACAGTTATGGCAGCTTCTGGTTGGCAAGCTGAAGAGAATTTAGAACAAGCTATACAAAAGTATAAAGGTAAATATGTCTTAATGGTAGAAGGGGGAATTCCAGATGGTGATAGCGCCTTTTATTTAACAGTAGGCTCAAAAGGCACGACAGGTAGAGAACACGCTATCCACGCTAGTGATAATGCTCTTGCTATCTTTGCTATTGGTACATGCTCTAGTTTTGGCGGTATTCAAGCTGCAGCTCCAAATCCTACAAACGCAAAACCACTTCATAAGATTACAAATAAACCAGTAATCAATGTCCCAGGCTGTCCGCCAAGTGAAAAAAATATCGTTGGTAATGTCTTAAATTTCTTACTATTTGGCACACTTCCAGCGCTTGATGTATATAATAGACCAAAATGGGCTTATGGGCTTAGAATTCACGATCTATGCGAAAGACGCGGTAGATTTGATGCTGGTGAATTTGTACAAGAATTTGGCGATCAAGGTGCAAAAGATGGATATTGTCTATATAAAGTAGGTTGTAAAGGTCCATATACATTTAATAACTGCTCTCGTGAGAGATTTAATCAACATACTAGTTGGCCAATCCAAGCAGGTCACGGCTGTATCGGCTGTTCTGAGCCAGATTTTTGGGATCAGATGGGGCCATTTGAAGTGCCATTAGGCGATAGATTATATCATACTGTATTTGATGGGCTTGGTGCTGATGCAATAAGTGATAAAATTGGTATAGGTGTATTAGCAATCACAGGTGTAGCTGTCGCAGCTCACGCACTTATCGCTACTGCAACAAAAGAGAAGGAGTAA
- a CDS encoding valine--tRNA ligase, with the protein MAEFYDPKTIEEKFYKICEERGYFEIDGNKNIQEDNKTFCIMMPPPNVTGVLHIGHALTFTLQDIITRYKRMDGYKTLWQPGLDHAGIATQNVVEKQLLASGITKEQIGREEFLKKTWEWKEKSGGQIVYQMRRLGITPAWSRERFTMDEGLKNAVRKAFVSLYNKGLIIRGNYMVNWCTHDGALSDVEVEHKANKGKLYHLRYFLCENSSSNHSQIGGEADLGVAQNFASADRINNSSSEQNSNSAKDASKRPYIVVATTRPETYFGDTAVMVNPNDERYKDLIGKFVELPLLGRKIKIIADEHVDMSFGTGCVKVTPAHDTNDYEVGNRHNLEFITIFDEKGILNEHCGEFKGLERLEARDKIAGKLESKGFVEKIEDYENQVGYCYRCKNVVEPYISKQWFVKSEIADEAIKSVNEGGAKFYPSHWINSFNAWMRELKDWCISRQLWWGHRIPVFYCECGHEWADESEKPLKCPKCGGDKFTQDPDVLDTWFSSGLWPFSTLGWGNGNALKNEKWLESDLSEFYPNSMLITGFDILFFWVARMMFQSNNALGELPFKDIYLHALVKDKDGKKMSKSSGNIIDPLDMIDEYSADILRFTLTILCAQGRDVRMSDEQMVLSRNFTNKLYNATKFLRMNVDKFSDLDENAVHTELGKYILNRFKIAINETRKALDSYRFNDAADRVYKFLWDEFCDWGIELSKADKSAISELGSIFKESMKLLSPFMPFISEYLYHELSGTNLENSTSIMISKYPKASKIDEAIISKFELIIEAIISIRRAKATIDQGNAKISKAFIKLNSNLDIANYLNFIKLLAKCENVEITKDIIPNSARDVSENLESFIPLAGMDTTAIIARLNSQKSKLEKEIAKLENMLNNEKFVANAPESVLKTNQEGLATAKAKFEKVCSELESLENI; encoded by the coding sequence ATGGCTGAATTTTATGATCCAAAAACAATAGAAGAGAAATTTTATAAAATTTGCGAAGAGCGTGGATATTTCGAGATTGATGGGAATAAAAATATTCAAGAAGATAATAAAACTTTTTGTATCATGATGCCACCGCCAAATGTCACAGGAGTCCTACATATAGGGCATGCGCTTACCTTTACTTTACAAGATATAATTACAAGATATAAAAGGATGGATGGCTATAAAACTCTTTGGCAGCCAGGACTTGACCACGCTGGGATAGCTACTCAAAATGTAGTTGAAAAGCAACTTCTAGCTAGTGGGATTACAAAAGAGCAAATCGGTAGAGAAGAATTCCTTAAAAAAACCTGGGAATGGAAAGAAAAAAGCGGCGGTCAAATCGTCTATCAAATGCGTCGCCTTGGGATAACGCCTGCTTGGAGTAGAGAGAGATTTACTATGGATGAGGGGCTTAAAAATGCTGTAAGAAAAGCCTTTGTAAGCTTGTATAATAAAGGGCTTATAATCCGTGGAAATTATATGGTAAATTGGTGTACTCACGATGGCGCTTTAAGCGATGTAGAAGTCGAGCATAAAGCAAATAAAGGCAAATTATATCATTTGAGATATTTTTTATGTGAAAATAGCTCTTCAAACCATAGCCAGATAGGTGGCGAAGCAGATTTGGGGGTTGCGCAGAATTTTGCGAGTGCAGATAGAATAAATAATTCATCAAGCGAGCAAAATTCAAACTCCGCTAAAGATGCGAGCAAGCGTCCCTATATAGTGGTTGCTACTACACGCCCTGAGACTTACTTTGGCGACACTGCTGTCATGGTAAATCCAAATGATGAAAGATATAAAGATTTAATAGGCAAGTTTGTTGAGTTGCCTTTGCTTGGGCGAAAAATAAAAATCATCGCTGATGAGCATGTGGATATGAGCTTTGGAACAGGCTGTGTGAAAGTCACCCCTGCGCACGATACAAACGACTATGAAGTAGGAAATAGGCATAATTTAGAGTTTATAACAATCTTTGATGAAAAGGGAATTTTAAATGAGCATTGTGGAGAGTTTAAAGGGCTTGAAAGGCTTGAAGCCAGAGATAAAATAGCTGGGAAGCTAGAAAGCAAGGGCTTTGTAGAAAAAATCGAAGACTATGAAAATCAAGTAGGCTACTGCTACCGCTGTAAAAATGTGGTAGAGCCTTATATTAGCAAGCAATGGTTTGTAAAATCTGAAATCGCCGATGAAGCTATCAAAAGCGTAAATGAAGGCGGAGCAAAATTCTACCCATCACATTGGATAAATAGCTTTAATGCTTGGATGAGAGAGTTAAAAGATTGGTGTATAAGCCGTCAATTATGGTGGGGGCATCGAATTCCTGTATTTTACTGCGAGTGCGGACATGAGTGGGCTGATGAGAGTGAAAAACCACTCAAATGCCCAAAATGTGGTGGAGATAAATTCACCCAAGACCCCGATGTGCTTGATACTTGGTTTTCTAGTGGGCTTTGGCCTTTTAGCACACTTGGCTGGGGAAATGGTAATGCGCTGAAAAATGAGAAGTGGCTTGAGAGTGATTTAAGCGAATTTTATCCAAATTCCATGCTAATTACTGGCTTTGATATACTATTTTTCTGGGTGGCTAGAATGATGTTTCAAAGCAACAACGCCTTAGGAGAGCTACCTTTTAAAGATATATATCTACACGCTCTTGTCAAAGACAAAGATGGCAAAAAGATGAGCAAATCAAGTGGAAATATAATAGACCCACTAGATATGATCGATGAGTATTCAGCCGATATACTTCGCTTTACGCTAACTATCTTATGCGCTCAAGGTCGTGATGTCAGAATGAGCGATGAGCAGATGGTTTTAAGCCGAAATTTCACCAACAAATTATATAACGCTACTAAATTCTTGCGTATGAATGTAGATAAATTCAGCGATCTTGATGAAAATGCCGTGCATACAGAGCTAGGCAAATATATACTAAATCGCTTTAAAATCGCTATAAACGAAACAAGAAAAGCACTTGATAGCTATAGATTCAATGATGCAGCAGATAGGGTGTATAAATTCCTATGGGATGAATTTTGTGATTGGGGGATTGAGCTATCAAAAGCCGATAAGAGCGCAATTAGCGAGCTTGGCTCTATTTTCAAAGAGAGTATGAAATTACTAAGCCCATTTATGCCTTTTATCAGCGAGTATCTATATCATGAATTAAGTGGGACAAATTTAGAAAATTCTACCTCCATAATGATCTCTAAATACCCAAAAGCTAGCAAAATAGATGAAGCTATCATATCTAAATTTGAGCTAATAATCGAAGCCATAATAAGCATTCGCCGTGCTAAAGCAACGATAGACCAAGGCAACGCCAAAATCTCAAAAGCCTTTATAAAGTTAAATAGCAATCTTGATATCGCTAACTACCTAAACTTTATCAAACTACTTGCTAAATGTGAAAATGTAGAGATAACAAAAGATATTATCCCTAATTCCGCTAGAGATGTGAGCGAGAATTTAGAGAGCTTTATACCGCTTGCTGGCATGGATACAACGGCCATTATAGCACGACTAAACTCACAAAAATCAAAGCTTGAAAAAGAGATAGCTAAGCTTGAAAATATGCTAAATAATGAAAAATTCGTAGCCAACGCCCCTGAAAGTGTGCTTAAAACCAATCAAGAAGGCCTAGCCACAGCAAAAGCTAAATTTGAAAAAGTATGTAGTGAGCTAGAGAGTTTGGAAAATATTTAG
- a CDS encoding pentapeptide repeat-containing protein, producing MEKQEYLANIFGVATEEIQVTYPSGDHDNIKYYIKVRVDVKEIPDNFHLLFEDNIKIFLNVGGKFENCSFKNKFFFEKIRLLGYCEFKNCVFDNNNLNIMSSSQFLGCSFENIDNFLEFASNNTFKECFYKSDLQLYGNEEKKYQNKIKISNFTFNNKVELIGKIFEEEVHFEKVVFEDKVDFNHSIFNKNIRCYECEFKKQLNFENCKFIENKVSTDNSLSFKEVKFHDVITFKHSVFDAEVNFDNFTFDNKADFSKSTFEKKVSFKNCEFNGLSRDDFFDFSEIHFKDNVYFDDSYFNEFVAFHLCVFEKTASFYRTKFNVIPNFSPGDFKGILNINNATWGENGNIEFEDVKKIVDEVYSEIKTEEEKLETIRNIKDSFRAIKNVLIQKNDQLDAQKFHKAELYCKELELEKENKNFSTFIDSLLLKIYRITSDHHTNFLKILNFTVFCIVVYAVCSFVFVDIYTATFFGESRFISKNISQDVFSGLTLVLICLTIIVIGYNLIYYKYTYKSLIYIIPFVIFIIATLFIKPYYLNLARWLLLLVIIFLLLSLCFYNNEHKGRILFAFLFFCFFTIPALSSIFYFFSDTYKNYALLYEITIPLIISIYFCLAIFFSYSLEEIYLRKIKDKNLILSVFKYLVWVFRCLAWVIVAFVLYLSPQLINPFVGVFKSNEILSKNYFEKKLNDLNASEIIKISNLLKNSTDLNLTEVHKEIIDLNTITNAEIINAKELIKQNLKEINIANNELNTTINNLKVTKYYQEYLVNGIKSSSLVYSIILLLCLYSLTKTARKNSIVPI from the coding sequence ATGGAAAAGCAAGAATATTTAGCTAATATTTTTGGGGTAGCGACTGAAGAAATTCAAGTAACATATCCAAGTGGAGATCATGATAATATAAAATATTATATAAAAGTCAGAGTAGATGTTAAAGAAATACCTGATAATTTCCATCTTTTATTTGAAGATAATATAAAAATTTTTCTAAATGTAGGCGGCAAGTTTGAAAACTGTTCTTTTAAAAATAAATTTTTTTTTGAAAAAATAAGACTTCTAGGATATTGTGAGTTTAAAAATTGCGTATTTGATAATAATAATTTAAACATAATGTCTAGTTCTCAATTTTTGGGATGTAGCTTTGAAAATATAGATAATTTTTTAGAATTTGCTAGTAATAACACTTTTAAAGAATGTTTTTATAAATCAGATTTACAACTTTATGGAAATGAAGAAAAAAAATATCAAAATAAAATAAAAATATCAAATTTTACTTTTAATAATAAAGTGGAATTGATAGGAAAGATATTTGAGGAAGAAGTCCACTTTGAGAAAGTGGTATTTGAAGATAAAGTAGATTTTAATCATTCTATATTTAACAAAAATATTCGTTGCTATGAATGTGAGTTTAAAAAACAGCTTAACTTTGAGAATTGTAAATTTATTGAAAATAAAGTTTCCACTGATAATAGTTTAAGTTTTAAAGAAGTAAAGTTTCATGATGTTATAACTTTTAAACATTCTGTATTTGATGCAGAAGTTAATTTTGATAATTTTACATTTGATAATAAAGCTGATTTTAGCAAATCTACTTTTGAAAAAAAAGTTTCTTTTAAAAATTGTGAGTTCAATGGACTTAGTCGAGATGATTTTTTTGATTTTTCAGAGATACATTTTAAAGATAATGTTTATTTTGATGATAGCTATTTTAATGAATTTGTGGCTTTTCATCTTTGTGTGTTTGAAAAGACAGCATCTTTTTATAGGACAAAATTTAATGTGATACCAAATTTTAGCCCAGGTGATTTTAAAGGAATTCTAAATATAAACAACGCTACTTGGGGAGAAAACGGCAATATAGAATTTGAAGATGTAAAAAAAATAGTAGATGAAGTTTATAGCGAAATTAAAACAGAAGAAGAAAAATTAGAAACAATAAGAAATATAAAAGATTCTTTTCGTGCTATCAAAAATGTTTTAATACAAAAAAACGATCAACTAGACGCACAGAAATTTCACAAAGCTGAGTTATATTGTAAGGAGTTAGAATTAGAAAAAGAAAATAAGAATTTTTCTACTTTTATAGATAGCTTGCTTTTAAAAATTTATAGAATTACTAGCGACCACCATACGAATTTTTTAAAAATTTTAAATTTTACTGTGTTTTGTATAGTTGTCTATGCTGTTTGTAGTTTTGTTTTTGTGGATATATATACAGCTACATTTTTTGGAGAATCTAGATTTATTAGCAAAAACATTAGCCAGGATGTTTTTTCAGGACTAACTCTTGTTTTAATTTGTTTGACAATAATAGTTATAGGTTATAATTTAATATATTATAAGTATACATACAAATCTCTAATTTATATTATTCCTTTTGTTATATTTATTATTGCGACATTATTTATAAAACCTTATTATCTAAATTTAGCTAGATGGCTACTATTATTAGTAATTATATTTTTACTTTTATCTTTATGTTTTTATAACAATGAACATAAAGGAAGAATACTGTTTGCATTCTTGTTTTTTTGTTTTTTCACAATTCCGGCATTATCATCAATCTTTTATTTTTTCTCAGACACATACAAAAATTATGCTTTATTGTATGAAATAACTATACCATTAATAATTTCTATTTATTTTTGTTTAGCTATATTTTTTTCATACTCATTAGAAGAAATATATCTGCGTAAAATAAAAGATAAAAATTTGATCTTATCGGTTTTTAAATATCTTGTTTGGGTTTTTAGATGTCTTGCTTGGGTTATTGTCGCTTTTGTGCTATATCTATCTCCACAGCTGATAAATCCTTTTGTAGGTGTATTTAAAAGCAATGAGATACTATCAAAAAACTACTTTGAGAAAAAACTAAATGATTTAAATGCTAGTGAAATTATAAAAATTTCAAATTTGTTAAAAAATAGCACAGATTTAAATCTTACAGAAGTGCATAAAGAAATAATAGATTTAAACACCATAACAAATGCAGAAATAATAAACGCAAAAGAGCTAATAAAACAAAATCTAAAAGAAATAAATATTGCCAACAATGAGCTGAATACCACAATAAATAATCTAAAAGTAACAAAATACTATCAAGAGTATTTAGTAAATGGAATAAAATCAAGCTCGCTTGTGTATTCTATAATTTTACTTTTATGCCTTTACTCACTAACAAAAACAGCTAGAAAAAACTCAATAGTTCCTATATGA
- a CDS encoding HyaD/HybD family hydrogenase maturation endopeptidase, with the protein MRVLILGVGNVMFADEGVGVHFVKMIENNFKFNSKEHNLKFVDGGTLANHLTPIMADSDYLIVVDCIDADGGQIGDVYFFDFEDMPKSINWSGSAHEVEMLQTIEMMDLVGDRPQTKIIGVIPRRIVPMSFELSDEIKKSTNLMEKIILKELSNLGFSYERIDDKGVQDMADEWKKEQF; encoded by the coding sequence ATGCGTGTTTTAATCCTAGGAGTAGGAAATGTAATGTTCGCCGACGAAGGTGTCGGCGTTCATTTTGTTAAGATGATTGAGAATAACTTTAAATTTAACTCCAAAGAACATAATTTAAAATTTGTAGATGGCGGTACTTTAGCAAATCATTTAACTCCGATAATGGCTGATAGCGATTATTTAATAGTCGTTGATTGTATCGATGCTGATGGTGGGCAGATAGGAGATGTATATTTCTTTGATTTTGAAGATATGCCAAAGAGCATTAATTGGTCTGGTTCAGCACACGAAGTAGAGATGCTTCAAACTATTGAAATGATGGATTTAGTAGGCGATAGACCGCAAACTAAAATAATAGGTGTAATACCTAGAAGAATTGTTCCAATGAGTTTTGAGCTTAGCGATGAGATTAAAAAATCTACGAATTTAATGGAAAAAATAATCTTAAAAGAGCTTTCAAATTTAGGTTTTAGCTATGAAAGGATAGATGATAAAGGTGTGCAAGATATGGCTGATGAGTGGAAAAAGGAGCAATTTTGA
- a CDS encoding nickel-dependent hydrogenase large subunit, with translation MSEQRIVVDPITRIEGHLRVEVIVDENNVVKEAYSGSTLWRGIEVIVKGRDPRDAGFMTQRICGVCTFSHYRAGIEAVENALGIVPPLNAKLTRTLMNAALFLHDHPVHFYQLHALDFVDVVSALSADPKKASEEAFKYCDTPYACGADQLKLVQDKVKKFVEKGNLGPFANAYWGHSTYKFTPEQNLIALSHYLECLRLQRTIAQAMAVFGAKQPHPQSLTVGGVTCVMDLQSPARLGEYMVKFQEMADFINRAYWPDLVMAAKAYANEPSVVNDVGTPNLLTYQDFQIGANEYLFDGGYILNGDISKVFEVDESKITEEATRSWYKNDAPLHPYDGDTTPNYTGFKDAKTLNAKGEMEDSKVFDLDGKYSWIKAPRYDSLPMQVGPLANIVINYAKGNKNVVPVVDKFLAETGLPVSAVLSTLGRTACRMIEAKIIADNALKALNNLIENLKVDDSTCAKYQIDSKKEYKGRFIGNVPRGMLSHWCRIKNGVIENWQAVVPSTWNASPKDAKGQMGSYEACLIGLKIADLKQPLEIIRKIHSYDPCIACAVHVMDTKGNELSSYKVNPNLI, from the coding sequence ATGAGCGAACAAAGAATAGTAGTAGATCCTATTACAAGAATTGAAGGCCATCTTCGTGTAGAAGTAATCGTAGATGAAAATAATGTAGTTAAAGAGGCTTATAGTGGCTCAACTCTTTGGCGTGGTATTGAGGTAATTGTAAAAGGTAGAGATCCCAGAGATGCTGGATTTATGACACAAAGAATTTGCGGTGTTTGTACATTTTCGCACTATAGAGCGGGAATTGAAGCTGTAGAAAATGCTCTTGGTATCGTCCCACCACTTAATGCCAAACTCACTAGAACACTTATGAATGCGGCTCTATTTTTACATGATCATCCGGTGCATTTTTATCAACTTCATGCGCTTGATTTTGTTGATGTGGTAAGTGCTCTTAGTGCTGATCCGAAAAAGGCTAGCGAAGAGGCATTTAAATATTGCGATACTCCATATGCATGTGGCGCAGATCAGTTAAAATTAGTTCAAGATAAAGTAAAAAAATTCGTAGAAAAAGGCAACCTTGGGCCATTTGCTAATGCTTATTGGGGTCACTCTACTTATAAATTTACTCCAGAGCAAAACCTAATTGCTCTAAGTCATTATTTAGAGTGTTTAAGACTTCAAAGAACAATAGCTCAAGCTATGGCGGTATTTGGTGCTAAACAGCCCCACCCACAAAGCCTAACTGTAGGCGGCGTAACATGCGTTATGGATCTTCAAAGCCCAGCAAGATTAGGTGAATATATGGTGAAATTCCAAGAGATGGCTGACTTTATCAATCGTGCTTATTGGCCAGATCTTGTAATGGCTGCTAAAGCCTATGCAAATGAACCAAGTGTGGTAAATGATGTAGGAACCCCAAATTTATTAACATATCAAGATTTCCAAATTGGTGCTAATGAGTATCTATTTGATGGTGGTTATATCTTAAATGGCGATATATCTAAGGTATTTGAAGTAGATGAGAGCAAAATCACCGAAGAAGCTACTCGCTCATGGTATAAAAACGACGCTCCACTTCACCCTTATGATGGTGATACTACGCCAAATTACACAGGATTTAAAGATGCTAAAACTCTAAATGCTAAGGGCGAAATGGAAGATTCTAAAGTCTTTGATTTAGATGGTAAATATAGCTGGATTAAAGCCCCAAGATATGATAGCTTGCCTATGCAAGTTGGCCCACTAGCAAATATAGTTATAAATTACGCTAAAGGCAATAAAAATGTAGTGCCAGTGGTGGATAAATTCCTAGCTGAAACTGGCTTGCCAGTAAGTGCTGTTTTATCTACTTTAGGTAGAACTGCATGCAGAATGATTGAGGCAAAAATCATTGCTGATAATGCTTTAAAAGCACTAAATAATCTAATTGAGAATTTAAAAGTTGATGATAGCACATGTGCTAAATATCAAATAGATAGCAAAAAAGAGTATAAAGGTAGATTTATCGGTAATGTGCCTCGTGGTATGCTAAGCCACTGGTGTAGGATTAAAAATGGAGTGATTGAGAATTGGCAAGCTGTTGTTCCATCTACTTGGAATGCTAGCCCAAAAGATGCTAAAGGTCAAATGGGTAGCTATGAGGCTTGTTTGATTGGTCTTAAAATCGCTGATTTAAAACAGCCTTTAGAGATAATACGCAAAATTCACTCTTATGATCCTTGTATAGCGTGTGCTGTACATGTGATGGATACAAAAGGCAATGAATTAAGTAGCTATAAAGTTAATCCGAATTTAATCTAA